TACACATTCCTCGCAAGAGCCAAACCCCCTCTACTAGCCAATCAAGCAGTGGCTGCTCTAAAGAGTTTTGCTGCGGCAGAACTTACCTTGCCACCGGCATGGTCGATAAAGCCAAAGAGACCTTAGGTGAATTGGTTGATCACCTCGCGCCCTATGCAGAAAAAAATATCCCTATTATTGGACTAGAGCCTTCTTGTTTATTTACCCTCAAGGACGAAGCTTTAGTCATGGGTTTTGGTGATCGCACTCTACTTGTTTCCCAACAAGTGCAATTACTAGAAGAATTTTTAGCCAGCGAAATGAAGGCAGGTCACCTGCAGCTAGAGCTGAACGCGGCCAGCAAGCCTATCCTCTTTCATGGTCACTGCCATCAGAAGTCATTTGCTGCTGTCACGCCAGCAATGGAATTACTCAAACTCATCCCAAATGCACAGCCTCAGTTGATTGAATCATCATGCTGCGGCATGGCAGGCAGTTTTGGCTATGAGGCTGAACATATTGAAGTGTCTAAGCAAATGGCTGAGGCAAGTTTGTTACCCAGTATTCGCAAGTCGCCCAATAGTTGGGTAGTTGCCGATGGCACCAGCTGCAGACATCAAATTGTGGATGGCACCCAAAGAGAAGCTGTTCATATTGCCAAGATTTTGGCGGCTCACTTATAAGGCGTGATTAGTTTTAGCGAATGATGCCGTAAGATATCATCAAAATCGTGCCAGTCAACAAGGCTGGCACCAAGCGGCGTGTTGGCTTTGACATCATCACTGCAATACTAAGTACACAGATCAAAATTCGGACCCAAAGGGGAACGCTTGACATCAAACCTAAGGGCATCACGATCAAGCGTACAGTTAATGCTGCAACCATCGCATAAGTGACAGCTGCTAACCAACGAAAAATCTCGCTATCTTGATTAATGCGCTGTGAGAGCGTAACCCCGATGGCCCTGCAAAAATAAGTGCCCAAGCATGCGCCTACGAGGGCGATCCAAAGCCCCCAGCCCGAAAGAATATTGCTTACTGGAGTCATTAAGCGATGAATCCCGACTTCTTGCGCAAAAATTTGCGATCAATACAGTATGCGAGCGTGCCAGAAACTATGCCTGCACTGAGCAAACTGGTATCACGATCCACTAAAAAAAGAGTGGGCCAAATACGCAACCCAATAAAATTGCAATCCGATTAATCCAAGGCTGGGCAGCAGACTCCTCCAAAGCGATTTCGCTCGGATCGATATAAGGTTGGTCTGCAGATGACATCAAGTAATTGTAAGAGGAGTAACAGATTCGTGCTCAGATTGAGCTATTGCTTAAGGCCCAGCGAATATGCTCAGCAACTAAAGTATCAGCGCTAGGCAAAGCGGCAACTAAAGCCTGATGCATTAATAATTTTTCAGCTGACTCTAATTTAGGACTGGCTAAGGCATTACCCATCGCTACCGCTAAATTACGACGCCAACGACTAAAGCCAATTCGCCGAATGGCGCTACCTTCATGTCGTCTCTCAAACTCAGGTTCGGTCCAGGACCACAATTGCAGTAAATCAGCATCACTCAAACCATGGCGACTTGCAAAGTCAGGAAGTTCACTTCGCTTAGCAAATTTATTCCATGGGCAAATGAGTTGACAGTCATCGCACCCATAGACACGATTACCCATCCCCCTTCTAAACTCGACTGGAATAGGCCCTGGATTTTCAATCGTGAGGTATGAGATGCAACGTCGTGCATCTAATTGATATGGCGCAGTTATAGCCTGTGTAGGACATATGTCAATACAGGCCTGACAGGTTCCGCAATGCTCATCCTGCGGCTCATCCATCGGAAGCGAAACGTCGACTAAAATCTCGCCCAAGAAAAATGTTGAGCCAGAGGCTGTGTTGAGTAGTAGGGTATGTTTGCCACGCCAACCCAAGCCTGCTTTGCGTGCGAGCTCTACCTCCATCAAGGGAGCGGAGTCGGTAAATACACGATACCCAAAGGCACCAATCTTCTTTTCAATAGATTTGGCAAATTCTTGTAAACGATTGCGCAATACTTTGTGATAGTCGCGGCCTCTGGCATACATCGACACTACTGCTTGCGTGGGATCCTCTAATCGATCCCACTCTTTGTCTAAATCGATTTCAGGTGGTAGGTAATTCATCGCTACACAGATGACGCGCACTGTTCCAGGTACTAGATGCCTCGGATCTGATCGTATGTGGGCATGGCGCTGCATATATTCCATCTGACCATGACGCCCTTCTGCTAGCCACTCTTGCAAACGCTCACTAGCTTCGCCCAAGTGTGTGTCGGTGATGCGCAAGTCATCAAAACCTAGGCGCGCAGATTCTTCCCAAAGCCAAATTCGTAGGCTGGATCCATCTAAGGCGGCATCATCGACAGAAAAAGACATATTGAATACAGAATGTAGCCTAATAATTGAATAAACTACCGCAATGACTCAAATTCAAGGCATAAGCGAAGTTTCTCTTCAGCGAGATTGTATGCAGGAAGCGGATACCGCAAGCCTTGCTAAACAGCTTGCTGGCAGTTTTGAGCAATACATTGAGCAAAATCCAAGCGGCCACATCAATATTTCACTGGTGGGCGACCTAGGGGCTGGGAAAACCACCTTCACTAGGCATCTTATTCAAAGCATGGGTTTCGCGGGGAAAGTAAAAAGCCCCACCTACACCTTGTGCGAACCCTACTCGCTTACCTTGAATCAAAAAACCTACTCTGGACACCACTTTGATCTTTACCGAATGCGTGACCCATTAGAGTGGCAAGAGGCCGGTTTTGTCGAGTTATTTGACACGCCTGGTTTTTGTATCATTGAATGGCCAGAAAAAGCTGGGGGAACTCTGCCGGCGTTTGATATACAAATAGAGATGCTGGCTGGTGCTGATGAGAATGAACGCTCGATTAGGATTAGTGCGTTATCTACACTAGGTGCGAACATTATTCAGACTATGGCACGGTAGATGAAAAAGATCTCAGCAACCAATCTCACTAGGCGAGCTCATCTCAAAAAATCAGCCAAGCTTTTGGGGTTCGTATTGCTCATGAGCGAAATAGATATTGCTTGGGGCGCCAAGATACTGGGTGTCCGTGTCTGGCCATCAGAAGACTATACCCGCATTACTTTAGAGTCTGATACACCGCTTCCGATTACACAACAGATTCTGACCAACCCCGATCGTCTCGTGGTGGATGTACAGGGCCTAGAACTCAATCCAACCATCAAGGATTTGGTAGCAAAGATTAAGCCAAATGATCCCTATGTATCGCAGGTACGAGTTGGGCAATTTCAGCCAGGTATTGTGCGTCTGGTTTTTGATCTCAAAGAGCCCATCAAGCCACAGCTATTTACCCTAGATCCCGTTGGTGAATATAACTACCGCATGGTCTTTGACTTATACCCCGCCACCCCACCAGATCCATTAATGGAATTGGTTAAAAGCAGTGCACGTAAAGAGAGCGCCCTGGCCAAGTCAAATGAAGAAGTTGATTTAATCGCCCAATTCGCCACCAAGAAAGAGAAGGAAGCACCCAAGACACCTGTTGCTCAAGCCATACCCGAGCCTAAAGAGGCCCCAGCAACCTCCAAATACAAACGCTTAATTACTATTGCAATTGATCCGGGCCATGGCGGAGAAGATCCAGGCGCCATTGGGGCGGCTGGATCAAGAGAAAAGAATATGGTTCTCTCCATAGCAAAACGTCTTCGCGACAAGATTGAAAGCGAAGTCTATATGCGCCCTTATCTCACGAGGGACGGTGACTACTTCGTACCACTACATGTGCGCGTTCAAAAAGCTAGGCGAGTTGAGGCTGATTTATTTGTCTCCATTCATGCGGATGCCTTTATTGAAAGAAATGCCAAAGGAGCCTCTGTATTTGCACTCTCACAAATGGGGGCTAGCAGCACCGCAGCAAGATGGATGGCCAATAAAGAAAATGCTTCAGACTTAATTGGTGGCATTAATATCAAAACACAAGATCGACAGGTGGCTAATCTATTGCTGGATATGTCCACTACCGCCCAGATCAAAGATTCTCTACAGGTCGGCAATTCTGTTCTAAGGCGGATTGGTAGCTTTGCCCCTTTGCATAAGGGAAAAGTTGAGCAAGCCAGTTTTGCTGTTTTGAAGGCTCCCGATATTCCTTCCATTCTCGTTGAAACAGCTTTTATCAGCAATCCCCAGGAAGAGGCGCGTCTGAATGATGATGGCTATCAGGACCGAATTGCAGAAGCCATTTTGAGGGGAATTAAAGAGTATTTTTCAAAAAATCCACCAGTTGCTAGAAGCGTCAATTCTTAACAGACTTGTAAGTACAAGGGCTTACGGGCAGACCGCCTGGACTACAGGAGGAGCCATAAACTTCTTGCTATAATTTAAGGCTAACTGGGTCTTTAAGGCTTTTTTTAAAGCTAACTGGGTCGGTAGCTCAGTCGGTAGAGCAGCGGACTTTTAATCCGTTGGTCGCGAGTTCGAATCTCGCCCGACCCACCAATATTACTAAGTTACTAAGCCTCGCATTTGCGGGGCTTTTTTATTGCTTACGATATCCATTAAAAAGAGCTCTTTCAAGCCTGTTTTAGGACCATTTTTTGACTAGGAATAGAGCCATGCCAACGAAGTTCGCTACTCAATCTCAAATCCGCCAATACAGCGTTTCTAACGCCGTGGCTTCTGCTCGAATTGAGGGCATTGCTCCTACTAAACAGCTAGAGCAAAACCTCACGGATTACGTTGCTGGCAAAAAGACTATTGCGCAATTAATCGAAGAAACTAAACAACGGTATGTCACGCTACGATGCGGATGACACTTACTGCTAACCAGGTACAGATGTACTTCGAAATCAAGCAGAAATAACTAACGCAAATGAATTAGACACCTACGAAGGTGAACTATCTACTTTGCGCTCAATTGAAATCATTGAGAATCCTGTATCAGGAAAATTTGATCTAGCCCATCTACAGAACATCCACTTAACGCTTTTCCAAGATGTATATGACTGGGCTGGAAAGATTCGCACTGTAGATATTAGTCGCGGAAATAGTCGTTTTGCAAATGTACGATTTATTGAATCTGCAGCAAACGATTTCTTTAATAAGCTAGCCCGAGAAAATCACCTAAAAGGTCTTAATGCCAATGCTCTATCAAAAAGATTAGCCCATTATCTATCGGAGATAAATGCCCTTCACCCTTTCCGAGAAGGAAATAGACGCGTACAACGCATATTTATCTCCCAACTAAGTGAAGCGGCTGGCTATAAGCTTGATTACTCAGATTTAGAGCAAGAACAAATTTATCGAGCAATGGAACCCACCAAAATGTATTCATCATCATTGGAGTGCGCCCCAAATCCCTGAACTCCCATACTCTCGATCACGGGATTCTGGGTGTCGAGAGCAGCAAATGCCGCATCAGTACCACCGCCAGCAGCAGTGGTGCCTAAAACCAAATCACGGCCAAGCTCTGCATATACTTTCTTGGCATATTCAGCCATCTGCAAGGACTGAGGACTGGTCACCAAAGGTGGACGTCGACGCTCAAATGCAACGTCGACCTTGGCATCCGGAATTTGCTGAATTTTAGAACGCTCTCGCACCTTTTTCTCTATCACGTCAAAATCTTCCTTCTTCATTACCCGTACATCAGCAGTGGCAAATGCAACAGAAGGAATTACATTGCGATTGGTGCCTGCTGTTGCCAAAGTCCAATTCATTTTGATGCCCTCTTTAGGGTCAGATAGGTCGCGCATTTGTTGAATCTGGAATGACAACTCATCTAAAGCATTGCGTCCCAACTCAGGCGCGGAGCCAGCATGCGACGCTTTTCCGGTGATATTTAAATTCACTGCCGCAATCCCGGCAGTAGTTAAAGCAATACGATCAGACTTTGCTTGCGAAGCCTCACAGGAAAATGTAGCATCATGCTCAGCACCGAGTTTTGCAAAATAAGCACGAGCTGCAGGAGAGCTAATTTCCTCGTCACCATTGATGAGTACGGTGACTTTTCCGTAATCTTTAAACTTCAACTTTTTTAAGCTATCCAGCGTATGCAGAATTAATGCGATACCCTGTTTATCGTCTGATATACCAAGGCCATAAGCACGATCTCCGTCAATTCTGAAAGGTTGTTTAGCTAGCATACCCTTCAGATACACGGTATCCATATGGGCAATTAAGAGAATTTTCTTTGTGCCAGAGCCTTTGAACTCGGCCTTAACCATTCTGCCTGGCTTTTCTGGAGTATCGTACATACGATACATATTGGCACCTGGTTCGATAAATTCAACTTGTCCGCCCAGCGCTTTTAATCGATTAAAAATGAGCTGGGATATCTGATCGAGCCCATCACGATCCCTACTCCCGGACTCAATAGACACCAACTCTTTCAGAGTATCTAAAAAAGGTTTTTGTTCCTTTTCAACCACTGAATAAATTGGCTCTTGTGGGGCGGCAATGCAGATTGCGCTATTGCAAATAACAGCCCAAAATACTAAAAAGAGTTTTTTCATTTCCCCTCCAGATGGATGTCCAAATGATCATACATAAAATGTTCACTTATCGCCAACTAGAGCAGATTTCAAGTGAATTGGCCGCAAGCTCAAATCTCACTAAACACTAGCAGGCCTATGGCATCATCTCATTATGGCCAGCGAACTCTATACGTCCTTCCTTATAAAAAATCCCAGCCCCAGTGAGCGCATCAAGACAGGCAAATCCCTGCGAAAAGTCGTTAGCCGTTCGTCAATTGGTAAATTTCATCCAGAGCGTAATCGCCAATCCCCTGTTGATATTTTGCTTGCCCAAGCCAAAAAACGCATTCCAGAATATATCCCCATACGTCATGCTCGCATGTCAGCCGATCCTTTTTCATTCTATCGTGGTGGTGCAGCCATTATGGCAAAGGATTTATCCAACACCCCAAGCCCTCCTATTACAGTTCAGCTTTGCGGAGACATGCACGTTAGTAACTTTGGATTCTTCTCCACTACCGAGCATCAACTAGTCTTTGGCATCAATGATTTTGACGAAACACTTCCCGGAAATTTTGATTGGGATTTAAAGCGTCTTGTAGCAAGTGCGATGATTGCCTCTCAACTATTAGGCAAGGATCAAATCTATGGGGAATTGATTGTCCGCAATATATGCTCCACATATCGCAAATATTTACATCTCTATGCGGCGATGTCCTTCATTGACTTAAAGCGTACTTACATACATGAAAAGGCATTAAAAGCTGCAGCCGCTAAATATGCAAACTCAATTAGTAAAAAATATCTCAATAAACTGCTTAACAAGGCAAGGAAAAACAATAACCAAGGCCTAATTGGCAAAATCACAGAAGTCACACCCAATGGCATCAGACTCATAGAGAAGCCTCCCCTGATTGAGCACCTTACGCTATCTAATCATGGCACTGACATAGCAGCATTGAATGATGAAAGCTTGAATTCTTATATTGATTCTTTGGCTGCAGATCGAAGGTATTTGCTACTGAGGTATAAATGGATTGACTGGGCACGTAAAGTGGTCGGTGTCGGCAGCGTCGGCACTGCTTGTTGGGTACTGTATTTTGAAGGAAGAGATGTCAATGACCCACTATTTTTGCAAGCCAAGGAAGCTCAAAAATCAGTTTTAAGCTCTTTCTTTCCAGATACTGAATATGCTACTGAAGGTGCCCGTGTAGTGCATGGGCAATGCCTCATTCAGGGCGCACCAGATCTCTTCTTGGGATTTGGAAAAACCTCTGAGATTGATTTCTACATCCGTCAATTACGTGACATGAAGGGGGGAATATCTATTGGCGGCGATGGAATTAACGCCGATGTTTTCCCCGATTTTGCAAAACTCTTTGGTTGGGCTTTAGCCAATGCCCATGCGCGAGCAGGTGATGCTGCGATGTTGGCTGGTTACTGTGGGAAAAGTGAAGTTTTGGATGATGCTCTTGTCAACTTTTCTATTGCCTATAGCAAGCAAAATCAATCTGATTACGAAACCTTTCTGCAGGCCATTCAGTCTGGAAAAATATCCTGCGCTTCTAATCATTTTTAATGCTTTGATCGGCAAGCAGAATCTGGGCAACACTACCTGAAATTCAAACCATTAATTCCTATTCAAATATCTGTCATTCAACAGAAATTTGAGCTTGTATTGCAATTTTTTGTAATTGTCCAGACTCTCTAAATACCCTTGCCCGATATTGCTCTGGCGTTCCATATTCTGGATCAAATCCACTGGCAATCAATGCATCCTTTGTCTCTTTTTGAGACATAACTTTTGCAATTGCCAACTCAAGTTTCTGTTGCACTGGGGCTGGCAAGCCCTGGGGGCCCACTATGGCAAACCAAGTACTCATGTGAATTGATGGATAAGCACTTTCAATAGCTGTTGGAATTTTTGGCAATAATGGCGCCCTCTTCTGACTGGTAACAAATATTGCCTTTATTTTTCCACTCTTTAGTTGAGGGACGGCAGCAACAACTGTATCAACTGATAGTGGAATTTGCCCACCAATTAAATCACTCATTTCTGGAGCGCTCCCTTTGTAGGGAATATGAGTTAATTTCAGCCCAGTTGCGGCATTGAGCATCTCACCCACAAAGTGCGAAGTAGTTGCCGACCCAAATGAGCCATAAGCCGAAATTTTCGGATTTGTTTTAGCTTCGGTCACCAGCTCTTTCAAGTTATTTGCCTTAACTATCTCGCTATTTGCAAGCAACACCAAACCGGTTGATCCAACAATTCCTAAAGGATCAAAACTAGTCTGAGGGTTATAAGGCAATCTTTTCATCACTACTGCGTTAACAACGTAAGTTGTGCCAGAAGAAAGAAGCAAGGTATATCCATCTGGGGAGGACTTAGCAACAATCTCCGCGCCAAGTACTGTACCAGCACCAGGCTTGTTATCGATGACTATTCCTGTTTTTAACTCCTCCCCAAGAGGCTTTGCCAAAATTCGGGCTATAACATCCGTAGATCCCCCAGGTGTAAAGGGAATGATCAACTTAATGGGTCTATCTGGATAAGACTGGGCAATGGAAGCCGATGAAATTAAAAACAATATTGCAAATACTGATCTACTTAAAAGTCCCATGATTATTTCCTTAATCTCAGTTTTACAGCGCCGGCCTAATCAAACCCACTGGATTGGCTAATTCAAACTGCTTTGCAAATTCTAATAATCGCTTTTCCCGACGATATGGTCCAACGATTTGAATTCCTATCGGCAAACCACCGTCGCTAAAACCACAGGGAATTGAAATCGCTGGATGCCCTGTAATCGTAATGCGGCATGCTGACCTCATCCACTCGATATAAGTACCCATCTTTGTGCCATTAATTTCTAAGGGGTATTCCATGTTGATATCAAAAGGTAGCACTTGAACAGTAGGGCATATTAAGAAATCATACTTCAATAAAAATTGCTCCATCTTTAAAAACATTGCCGATCGAATTCGCTCAGCCCTAGCTATCTCTTCACCCCGAAGATTAAGTCCTACATCAATATTCCATACCACAGTATTTTTTAATAAATCGCCTTTAGCCGCTCTTAATGGGCCAAAATTAGTCGCAAATGCAATACCGCGCAAGACCTCAAAGGCGAAGTCGGCCTCCGAAAAATCAGGCTCTGCCTGCTCTACATGACATCCCATAGACTCAAAAATAGGCAAACTTTGTGCAATGACATTGGATACTTGAGGATCAAAAGGTAGGCCACCAATGTCAGCGCTAAAAGCCAACTTGATCCCCTTAGTTTCAATATTACTCAACACAGACCCCACTTGTGAGTCCGCTGCTGCAGAGTATGGATCTCGTGGATCAGGCCCAGCAATAACAGATAAATAAAGTGCCACATCTTCTACAGTTCTAGCCATGGGGCCTGCTACACCTAAAGTACCAAAGGGGAAACTTGAGGGTACGATAGGCACTCTTCCAAGAGAGGGGCGCAAGCCAACAACGTTACAGAAACTTGCGGGGTTTCGTAAGGAGCCGCCCATATCCGACCCATCAGCGAGAGGCACAAAACCAGCCGCTAAAGCAGCGGCAGCACCGCCACTACTGCCACCTGCTGATACCCCTAAGTGATAAGGATTTTTAGTGGCGCCAAAAATTTCATTAAAGGTATGCGATCCAGCACCAAACTCAGGCATATTGGATTTGCCCAGAGTAATTGCTCCTGCATCACGCTGCCTTTTAACGATCAAGCTATCCTGATTCGGAATATTATTTTCATAAGCAAGAGAGCCAAAAGTCGTACGCATTCCTTTAGTGGAAACATTGTCTTTATGTACCACAGGTAAACCAAATAATGGCCCTATAGGATTGTCTGCCGCCAGCAACTTATCAGCATCTTTAGCATGCTGACGCGCAGCCTCTAAGTCAGCAGTCACGATCGCATTAATAGCTGAATTGTATTTTTCAATTCGGTCAATATGGGCATCCATCACCTCTAGCACGCTGAGTTTTTTTGTTTTTATTACGTGCGCCAAGCTCGTTGCACTTTGATAGAAGATTTCACTCATTTAGATAATTAACTGATAGATGCACGTTGAAGGAAAGAATTGAATTCAGACTCAGGCACAAGAGAGCCGCCAGTTGTCCATACGATATGATTAGCGCTTGATGAACACAGAGAGCTCTCTTTGAGCCGCTGAAGTCCCGCGAAGCCTGCCGCTGCCGATGGCTCAATAGCCATAGCTTCAGAGTGATACAA
This genomic interval from Polynucleobacter necessarius contains the following:
- a CDS encoding Fic/DOC family protein, which gives rise to MRSIEIIENPVSGKFDLAHLQNIHLTLFQDVYDWAGKIRTVDISRGNSRFANVRFIESAANDFFNKLARENHLKGLNANALSKRLAHYLSEINALHPFREGNRRVQRIFISQLSEAAGYKLDYSDLEQEQIYRAMEPTKMYSSSLECAPNP
- the tsaE gene encoding tRNA (adenosine(37)-N6)-threonylcarbamoyltransferase complex ATPase subunit type 1 TsaE, which gives rise to MTQIQGISEVSLQRDCMQEADTASLAKQLAGSFEQYIEQNPSGHINISLVGDLGAGKTTFTRHLIQSMGFAGKVKSPTYTLCEPYSLTLNQKTYSGHHFDLYRMRDPLEWQEAGFVELFDTPGFCIIEWPEKAGGTLPAFDIQIEMLAGADENERSIRISALSTLGANIIQTMAR
- a CDS encoding DUF2252 domain-containing protein — encoded protein: MASELYTSFLIKNPSPSERIKTGKSLRKVVSRSSIGKFHPERNRQSPVDILLAQAKKRIPEYIPIRHARMSADPFSFYRGGAAIMAKDLSNTPSPPITVQLCGDMHVSNFGFFSTTEHQLVFGINDFDETLPGNFDWDLKRLVASAMIASQLLGKDQIYGELIVRNICSTYRKYLHLYAAMSFIDLKRTYIHEKALKAAAAKYANSISKKYLNKLLNKARKNNNQGLIGKITEVTPNGIRLIEKPPLIEHLTLSNHGTDIAALNDESLNSYIDSLAADRRYLLLRYKWIDWARKVVGVGSVGTACWVLYFEGRDVNDPLFLQAKEAQKSVLSSFFPDTEYATEGARVVHGQCLIQGAPDLFLGFGKTSEIDFYIRQLRDMKGGISIGGDGINADVFPDFAKLFGWALANAHARAGDAAMLAGYCGKSEVLDDALVNFSIAYSKQNQSDYETFLQAIQSGKISCASNHF
- a CDS encoding AzlD domain-containing protein translates to MTPVSNILSGWGLWIALVGACLGTYFCRAIGVTLSQRINQDSEIFRWLAAVTYAMVAALTVRLIVMPLGLMSSVPLWVRILICVLSIAVMMSKPTRRLVPALLTGTILMISYGIIR
- a CDS encoding antitoxin VbhA family protein, which codes for MPTKFATQSQIRQYSVSNAVASARIEGIAPTKQLEQNLTDYVAGKKTIAQLIEETKQRYVTLRCG
- a CDS encoding Bug family tripartite tricarboxylate transporter substrate binding protein, whose translation is MGLLSRSVFAILFLISSASIAQSYPDRPIKLIIPFTPGGSTDVIARILAKPLGEELKTGIVIDNKPGAGTVLGAEIVAKSSPDGYTLLLSSGTTYVVNAVVMKRLPYNPQTSFDPLGIVGSTGLVLLANSEIVKANNLKELVTEAKTNPKISAYGSFGSATTSHFVGEMLNAATGLKLTHIPYKGSAPEMSDLIGGQIPLSVDTVVAAVPQLKSGKIKAIFVTSQKRAPLLPKIPTAIESAYPSIHMSTWFAIVGPQGLPAPVQQKLELAIAKVMSQKETKDALIASGFDPEYGTPEQYRARVFRESGQLQKIAIQAQISVE
- a CDS encoding amidase is translated as MSEIFYQSATSLAHVIKTKKLSVLEVMDAHIDRIEKYNSAINAIVTADLEAARQHAKDADKLLAADNPIGPLFGLPVVHKDNVSTKGMRTTFGSLAYENNIPNQDSLIVKRQRDAGAITLGKSNMPEFGAGSHTFNEIFGATKNPYHLGVSAGGSSGGAAAALAAGFVPLADGSDMGGSLRNPASFCNVVGLRPSLGRVPIVPSSFPFGTLGVAGPMARTVEDVALYLSVIAGPDPRDPYSAAADSQVGSVLSNIETKGIKLAFSADIGGLPFDPQVSNVIAQSLPIFESMGCHVEQAEPDFSEADFAFEVLRGIAFATNFGPLRAAKGDLLKNTVVWNIDVGLNLRGEEIARAERIRSAMFLKMEQFLLKYDFLICPTVQVLPFDINMEYPLEINGTKMGTYIEWMRSACRITITGHPAISIPCGFSDGGLPIGIQIVGPYRREKRLLEFAKQFELANPVGLIRPAL
- a CDS encoding glutamate carboxypeptidase encodes the protein MKKLFLVFWAVICNSAICIAAPQEPIYSVVEKEQKPFLDTLKELVSIESGSRDRDGLDQISQLIFNRLKALGGQVEFIEPGANMYRMYDTPEKPGRMVKAEFKGSGTKKILLIAHMDTVYLKGMLAKQPFRIDGDRAYGLGISDDKQGIALILHTLDSLKKLKFKDYGKVTVLINGDEEISSPAARAYFAKLGAEHDATFSCEASQAKSDRIALTTAGIAAVNLNITGKASHAGSAPELGRNALDELSFQIQQMRDLSDPKEGIKMNWTLATAGTNRNVIPSVAFATADVRVMKKEDFDVIEKKVRERSKIQQIPDAKVDVAFERRRPPLVTSPQSLQMAEYAKKVYAELGRDLVLGTTAAGGGTDAAFAALDTQNPVIESMGVQGFGAHSNDDEYILVGSIAR
- the queG gene encoding tRNA epoxyqueuosine(34) reductase QueG, with translation MSFSVDDAALDGSSLRIWLWEESARLGFDDLRITDTHLGEASERLQEWLAEGRHGQMEYMQRHAHIRSDPRHLVPGTVRVICVAMNYLPPEIDLDKEWDRLEDPTQAVVSMYARGRDYHKVLRNRLQEFAKSIEKKIGAFGYRVFTDSAPLMEVELARKAGLGWRGKHTLLLNTASGSTFFLGEILVDVSLPMDEPQDEHCGTCQACIDICPTQAITAPYQLDARRCISYLTIENPGPIPVEFRRGMGNRVYGCDDCQLICPWNKFAKRSELPDFASRHGLSDADLLQLWSWTEPEFERRHEGSAIRRIGFSRWRRNLAVAMGNALASPKLESAEKLLMHQALVAALPSADTLVAEHIRWALSNSSI
- a CDS encoding N-acetylmuramoyl-L-alanine amidase, which produces MKKISATNLTRRAHLKKSAKLLGFVLLMSEIDIAWGAKILGVRVWPSEDYTRITLESDTPLPITQQILTNPDRLVVDVQGLELNPTIKDLVAKIKPNDPYVSQVRVGQFQPGIVRLVFDLKEPIKPQLFTLDPVGEYNYRMVFDLYPATPPDPLMELVKSSARKESALAKSNEEVDLIAQFATKKEKEAPKTPVAQAIPEPKEAPATSKYKRLITIAIDPGHGGEDPGAIGAAGSREKNMVLSIAKRLRDKIESEVYMRPYLTRDGDYFVPLHVRVQKARRVEADLFVSIHADAFIERNAKGASVFALSQMGASSTAARWMANKENASDLIGGINIKTQDRQVANLLLDMSTTAQIKDSLQVGNSVLRRIGSFAPLHKGKVEQASFAVLKAPDIPSILVETAFISNPQEEARLNDDGYQDRIAEAILRGIKEYFSKNPPVARSVNS